A stretch of the Lactuca sativa cultivar Salinas chromosome 9, Lsat_Salinas_v11, whole genome shotgun sequence genome encodes the following:
- the LOC111884510 gene encoding uncharacterized protein LOC111884510: protein MAGFHHPGDPYFPNRGNGRWIDEDPKEDQEEDPEEPVEDPEELAESEAEDVEEEVEGDGEEEFEEDEESNEESEVINPPYMARVPPYMMGYNGPIPPWADDIKRWGLRQGLQPPF from the coding sequence ATGGCAGGCTTTCaccaccctggagacccctactttcccaaccgaGGAAATGGACGTTGGATTGATGAAGACCCAAAAGAAGACCAAGAAGAAGACCCCGAGGAACCTGTGGAGGATCCAGAAGAACTAGCAGAGTCTGAAGCAGAGGATGTTGAAGAAGAAGTCGAGGGAGATGGCGAGGAAGAGTTTGAGGAGGATGAAGAATCGAATGAAGAGTCCGAGGTTATCAATCCTCCATACATGGCAAGAGTACCACCGTATATGATGGGCTACAATGGCCCTATACCTCCTTGGGCTGATGATATCAAGAGATGGGGCCTACGCCAGGGTCTGCAACCACCATTTTGA